The Sporomusa termitida genome has a window encoding:
- a CDS encoding portal protein: MAKALNLKPEQEEKLLNYLKNRHQAAQRYYEEEIEPKIADRIDIYYAKEAFYAKMFERLSEVSSLTASDVADTIEWVMPSLMKIFFGGQSIIQIQGTQAEDVTNAETMQELIDYQIQRRNKGFLKFHNWMKYALITNMATTKCYWERETKPVAYVQQMTAAEMDLLQAQKKNVQILEAEEIAPGLFNVQWQDEKVIKNQPVIDFLLASEFRFAPDARDVDELDFSEHVQAVTLDAIRRKVKAGEYRKLSEDDEKKLDALTYTRLDEATRRFTYKQSWEANDDTPNKKVEIRETYVKYDVNDDGLLEDIIVWWSGDILLRIEENAVGRHPFFSLSPTLDPHQLFAERGFSEMIAQIQHLKTALLRLLVYNITLANTPQAAVDMTKFQDIDDLLEGRQYWRVNGDPHNAVFPIPNSQIHPLTMPFMEYLEGQKENKTGITRYNQGSDANSLNKTATGMSMIMGAANQRLELIARIFAETGFVQLFRYIAMLNQMYIDDDTTIMLTNKTLRINPANLAGDFDFVISAGIGTGTKETNVQQLQLLLGMYPQLLQMRIATPVNVYKCVKKLIEEMGYKNSDDYVTDPEQLMQQMAQEEKGPEVKTTQSLRIDFDNLPPGIKAQILQAQGIQATPDEFVMNMDLQAAAKAAEKGGMAIGQGTESQAGVPGAPGGDGGAGLGLDALLAAGIPPGAAQGIA; the protein is encoded by the coding sequence ATGGCCAAGGCGCTAAACCTTAAGCCGGAGCAGGAAGAAAAACTGCTGAACTATCTTAAGAATCGTCACCAGGCAGCGCAGCGGTACTACGAAGAAGAAATTGAACCGAAGATCGCGGACCGTATTGATATTTACTATGCCAAAGAAGCGTTCTACGCCAAGATGTTTGAGCGTCTGTCGGAGGTGTCCAGCCTCACGGCGTCCGATGTGGCCGATACAATCGAATGGGTTATGCCTTCGCTGATGAAGATATTCTTTGGCGGCCAGTCGATCATCCAGATCCAAGGCACGCAGGCAGAGGATGTGACGAATGCCGAGACTATGCAGGAATTGATTGACTATCAGATTCAGCGGCGGAATAAAGGTTTCCTGAAGTTCCATAACTGGATGAAGTATGCGCTCATTACCAACATGGCCACGACGAAGTGTTATTGGGAACGCGAGACAAAGCCGGTGGCCTATGTGCAGCAGATGACAGCCGCAGAAATGGACTTGCTGCAGGCACAAAAGAAGAATGTCCAGATACTTGAGGCCGAGGAGATTGCTCCCGGTCTTTTTAATGTCCAGTGGCAGGATGAGAAGGTAATTAAAAACCAGCCGGTAATTGATTTCCTCCTGGCCAGCGAATTTCGTTTTGCGCCTGATGCCCGGGATGTGGATGAACTGGACTTCTCCGAACACGTACAGGCTGTGACCCTGGATGCTATTCGGCGCAAGGTGAAAGCCGGCGAATATCGGAAGCTGAGTGAAGACGATGAGAAGAAACTGGATGCCCTGACATATACCCGGCTTGATGAGGCAACACGGCGGTTCACATACAAGCAGAGTTGGGAGGCAAATGACGATACGCCGAACAAGAAGGTTGAGATCCGTGAGACCTACGTTAAGTATGATGTAAATGATGACGGCTTGCTAGAGGATATCATTGTCTGGTGGTCCGGCGACATCTTGCTCCGGATTGAGGAAAACGCTGTTGGCCGGCATCCGTTTTTTTCGTTGTCACCGACGCTGGACCCGCATCAGTTATTTGCCGAGCGCGGCTTCAGCGAGATGATTGCTCAGATTCAGCATTTGAAGACAGCTCTGCTCAGGTTGCTGGTCTACAATATCACGCTGGCCAATACGCCGCAGGCCGCGGTGGATATGACGAAGTTCCAGGATATTGATGACCTGCTGGAGGGGCGGCAGTACTGGCGTGTCAACGGCGATCCCCATAACGCGGTATTCCCGATTCCCAACAGCCAGATCCACCCGCTGACTATGCCTTTCATGGAATACCTGGAAGGGCAGAAGGAGAATAAAACTGGGATTACCCGGTATAACCAGGGGTCCGATGCCAACAGTCTTAATAAGACAGCCACCGGCATGAGTATGATTATGGGCGCCGCTAACCAGCGGCTGGAGCTTATTGCCCGGATCTTTGCCGAGACCGGGTTTGTGCAGTTGTTTCGCTATATTGCGATGCTTAACCAAATGTACATTGACGATGATACAACGATCATGTTAACGAACAAGACGCTCCGCATCAATCCTGCAAACTTGGCCGGTGATTTCGATTTTGTCATTTCGGCCGGCATAGGCACCGGGACGAAGGAGACGAATGTTCAGCAGTTGCAGCTTCTGTTGGGGATGTACCCGCAACTCCTGCAGATGCGCATTGCCACTCCTGTCAATGTGTATAAATGCGTCAAGAAGCTGATAGAGGAGATGGGCTATAAGAATTCTGATGACTATGTGACGGACCCTGAACAACTTATGCAGCAAATGGCACAAGAGGAGAAGGGGCCAGAAGTCAAGACGACACAATCGCTTCGTATTGATTTCGATAACCTGCCACCAGGCATTAAGGCGCAAATTCTGCAAGCTCAAGGCATTCAGGCCACTCCGGATGAGTTTGTAATGAATATGGATTTACAAGCAGCGGCCAAGGCGGCAGAGAAAGGAGGGATGGCAATTGGACAGGGAACAGAAAGCCAAGCTGGAGTCCCAGGTGCTCCAGGGGGAGACGGCGGCGCAGGTCTTGGCCTGGACGCGCTCTTGGCTGCAGGAATACCGCCAGGGGCTGCTCAAGGTATTGCCTGA
- a CDS encoding SU10 major capsid protein produces MTIMAKGSHSYTTVGTVEDISDIITNIAPDDTPLLTMFGKGKADNTTVSELNDALPTPQNDPQLEGSDYVPEEVDARSRIDNHTQIFDRVFFITTTQKAVKKYGVKDEVLYQLDKYMKGIAMDLEAVLVTSDSTAQHTASVPGRMGGIPYFNTVNVIDTSTRTPASVFDEEGFNDAIEKAWTAGGNPKIAVMSMSEKRKANNTFGEDSKTSKQRGQKDKKVIGPIDFYESDAGVIKLMPHRMINRAVDPETGKLGTLKTTGRRVEIIDPQYFKPAFLIPFHVEELGKKGKRFEKAISGEVTLRCRSKEAHAAMTGIGTAG; encoded by the coding sequence ATGACAATAATGGCTAAAGGTTCTCATAGTTATACCACAGTCGGGACGGTCGAGGATATTTCGGATATTATCACCAATATTGCCCCTGACGACACGCCGCTCTTGACCATGTTTGGTAAGGGAAAGGCGGACAATACCACGGTATCTGAACTCAACGACGCGTTGCCGACGCCTCAGAATGACCCGCAGTTGGAAGGGTCCGACTATGTGCCGGAAGAAGTGGACGCCCGGTCCAGAATCGACAACCATACCCAGATTTTTGACCGGGTGTTTTTTATCACTACCACGCAAAAAGCGGTCAAAAAATATGGGGTCAAGGACGAAGTGCTGTACCAACTGGACAAATACATGAAAGGAATTGCCATGGACCTGGAAGCCGTTTTAGTCACGTCGGATTCGACTGCCCAGCATACCGCGTCTGTCCCGGGCCGGATGGGGGGGATTCCGTATTTCAATACGGTCAATGTTATTGACACGTCCACCCGAACGCCGGCCAGCGTGTTCGATGAAGAAGGCTTCAACGATGCTATTGAAAAGGCATGGACGGCCGGCGGCAATCCCAAAATCGCTGTCATGTCGATGAGTGAAAAACGAAAAGCCAACAATACCTTTGGGGAAGATTCCAAAACCTCGAAACAACGCGGACAAAAAGATAAAAAGGTGATTGGCCCGATTGATTTCTATGAATCGGATGCCGGTGTTATTAAACTGATGCCGCATCGGATGATTAACCGGGCGGTTGACCCTGAAACGGGTAAACTGGGTACGCTCAAAACCACCGGGCGCCGAGTGGAAATCATCGATCCGCAGTACTTCAAACCGGCTTTCCTGATTCCTTTCCATGTCGAGGAACTGGGCAAAAAGGGCAAGCGCTTTGAAAAGGCGATCAGCGGTGAAGTGACGCTCCGTTGCCGGTCGAAAGAAGCGCATGCGGCAATGACTGGGATTGGTACTGCCGGTTAA